One genomic region from Pyrobaculum islandicum DSM 4184 encodes:
- the thsB gene encoding thermosome subunit beta — protein sequence MSQAVLTQIGGVPVLVLKEGTQRAFGKEALRLNIMIARAIAEVMRTTLGPKGMDKMLIDSLGDITITNDGATILDEMDVQHPIAKLLVEISKSQEEEAGDGTTTAVVLAGALLEEAEKLLEKNIHPTVIVSGFKKALDVATEHLRKVAVPVSRTDVDTLKKIAMTSMGGKISETVKEYFADLAVKAVLQVAEERNGKYYVDLDNIQIVKKHGASLLDTQLVYGVIVDKEVVHAAMPKRVINAKIALLDAPLEVEKPEIDAEIRISDPQQMRAFLEEEEKILKGYVDKLKSLGVTALFTTKGIDDIAQYYLAKAGILAVRRVKRSDIEKLVRATGGRLVTNIEDLTEADLGFAGLVEERRVGDEKMVFVEQCKNPRAVSILVRGGFERLVDEAERNLDDALSVVADVVEEPYILPAGGAAEIEAAKAVRAFATKVGGREQYAVEAFARALEAIPKALAENAGLDPIDILTELTHKHEQPDGWRYGLDVYQGKVVDMMALGLIEPLTVKLNALKVAVEAASMILRIDEIIAASKLEKEKEEKKGEEEKKEEKKEFD from the coding sequence ATGAGTCAAGCTGTATTGACTCAAATAGGAGGAGTGCCAGTGCTTGTATTAAAGGAAGGTACGCAGAGGGCTTTTGGCAAAGAGGCGCTTAGGCTAAATATAATGATTGCAAGAGCTATAGCCGAAGTTATGAGGACGACACTAGGGCCAAAGGGCATGGACAAAATGCTTATTGACTCTCTCGGCGATATAACAATAACAAATGATGGTGCCACTATTCTTGATGAAATGGATGTTCAACACCCCATAGCTAAGTTACTAGTAGAAATTTCTAAATCTCAGGAAGAGGAGGCTGGCGACGGTACTACTACAGCGGTTGTGCTAGCCGGCGCTTTACTTGAGGAAGCCGAGAAACTACTTGAGAAAAACATCCATCCAACTGTAATAGTAAGCGGTTTTAAGAAGGCGCTAGATGTGGCCACAGAGCATCTACGTAAAGTTGCCGTTCCTGTAAGTAGGACAGATGTAGATACGCTGAAAAAAATAGCTATGACATCAATGGGTGGGAAGATTTCTGAAACTGTAAAGGAGTATTTCGCTGACTTAGCTGTAAAAGCGGTGTTACAAGTGGCAGAGGAGAGAAATGGGAAATACTACGTCGATCTTGACAACATCCAGATAGTTAAGAAGCATGGCGCATCTCTCCTAGATACACAACTTGTTTATGGTGTAATAGTTGATAAAGAAGTCGTTCACGCAGCAATGCCTAAGCGTGTTATAAATGCCAAAATAGCGTTACTTGATGCGCCATTGGAGGTAGAGAAGCCGGAAATCGATGCTGAAATTAGAATTAGCGATCCACAACAGATGAGAGCGTTTTTAGAAGAGGAAGAGAAAATCCTCAAGGGCTATGTCGACAAGCTTAAATCGCTTGGCGTAACTGCGTTATTCACTACAAAGGGCATTGACGACATTGCTCAGTACTACTTAGCTAAAGCTGGCATATTAGCCGTGAGGAGAGTAAAACGTAGTGACATAGAAAAATTAGTGAGAGCTACAGGCGGGAGACTAGTGACAAATATTGAAGACTTAACAGAAGCCGACCTCGGCTTTGCGGGACTTGTTGAGGAGAGACGTGTAGGCGACGAGAAGATGGTGTTTGTAGAACAATGTAAAAACCCAAGAGCAGTCTCGATTCTAGTACGTGGAGGCTTTGAGAGACTTGTCGACGAAGCCGAGCGTAATCTTGACGATGCTCTATCTGTTGTTGCCGATGTAGTTGAGGAGCCCTATATACTTCCTGCGGGCGGTGCGGCTGAGATAGAGGCTGCGAAAGCTGTTAGAGCCTTTGCAACAAAAGTGGGCGGAAGAGAACAATATGCTGTAGAGGCGTTTGCAAGAGCTCTTGAAGCCATACCTAAGGCTCTCGCCGAAAACGCCGGGCTAGACCCCATAGACATACTGACTGAGTTGACGCACAAACACGAGCAGCCAGACGGTTGGAGATACGGCCTTGACGTATATCAAGGCAAGGTTGTAGACATGATGGCTCTCGGCTTAATTGAGCCGTTGACTGTAAAGCTTAACGCGCTTAAAGTAGCTGTTGAAGCCGCGTCTATGATTTTGAGAATAGACGAGATAATCGCGGCATCTAAATTAGAGAAGGAGAAAGAGGAGAAGAAGGGAGAGGAAGAGAAGAAGGAAGAAAAGAAGGAATTTGACTAA
- the map gene encoding type II methionyl aminopeptidase, translating to MLKTLRQIGDIVYKALKYALDLAQPDTPVLEICEKVEAFIRANGMRPAFPVNVSINEVAAHYTAKRNDTLRLPKTGIVKIDIGAQRDGYIVDAAVSVALSPIFSNLEKAAKKALESALGAIKPGVRAWQIGETIEKTIKSFGFNPIYNLTGHKIERYILHAGYVVPNYSDKSASQAFAPGDVYAIEPFVTNGEGYVADRGEVTIYRLARMRHKTYQYIINIISAEAGPLPFSPRWFPQISDVEIETAYRNGILHGYEVLIERSKGFVAQFEDTVYVAEDGAIPLAQTLDLI from the coding sequence ATGCTAAAGACTTTACGTCAAATAGGCGACATAGTGTATAAAGCACTTAAATATGCGCTAGATCTAGCACAGCCGGATACACCTGTGCTAGAAATTTGTGAAAAAGTCGAGGCTTTTATAAGAGCTAACGGTATGAGACCGGCATTTCCTGTTAATGTAAGTATAAATGAGGTGGCGGCTCATTATACGGCGAAAAGAAACGACACTCTTAGGCTTCCAAAGACAGGTATTGTCAAAATTGACATAGGCGCACAACGTGACGGCTATATTGTAGATGCCGCAGTGTCTGTGGCTTTAAGCCCCATTTTTTCAAACCTAGAGAAAGCTGCCAAAAAAGCTTTAGAATCTGCCCTAGGAGCTATAAAACCTGGGGTAAGAGCGTGGCAGATAGGAGAAACTATAGAAAAGACTATCAAGAGCTTTGGCTTCAATCCCATATATAACTTAACTGGCCACAAAATTGAGCGTTATATTTTACACGCTGGATATGTAGTACCAAATTACTCAGACAAATCTGCATCCCAAGCCTTTGCGCCTGGCGATGTGTATGCAATAGAGCCTTTTGTCACAAATGGGGAGGGATATGTTGCTGACAGAGGAGAAGTAACGATATATCGCCTAGCCCGTATGCGACATAAGACTTACCAATATATAATAAATATAATAAGCGCAGAAGCGGGACCCTTGCCCTTTTCTCCACGTTGGTTTCCACAGATATCAGATGTAGAGATAGAGACAGCGTACAGAAATGGTATTCTACATGGGTATGAGGTTTTGATAGAGAGATCAAAGGGGTTTGTTGCACAGTTTGAGGACACTGTATATGTAGCTGAAGACGGCGCTATACCTTTGGCACAGACACTAGACTTGATATAG
- the dnaG gene encoding DNA primase DnaG yields the protein MGALTIVAKYMIVAQIEVNGSVDKSDIIGALFSQTEGLLGKDMDLRELQMMGRIGRIEVEISEKNSKTKARIYIPSNLDRYETALVAALIESVERVGPYLASVKVLEIKDLREEKRRKIIERAKELVKLIEEEILPDTKEIIERLKEDVAKAEIIEYGPEKLPAGPDVDKSDSIIVVEGRADVVNLVKHGYRNVIAIEGISKGVPQTIIDLSKKKSVTVFIDGDKGGEIVLRELIKVAHIDYIARAPPGKEVEQLTAKEIAKALRNKITLEEWLAQQKAAGEKTESQMSPQQPQLTQTQPTTAEVQAPFDLSKKIEEMLGTLEAEIYDANWTLLKRLPVRELPDFLANSNDSIYAVVMDGIVTQRIVDLATKRGVKVIITARVGPLTKVPEDMKIVTFDQITQKT from the coding sequence ATGGGAGCTTTAACCATTGTAGCCAAATACATGATAGTAGCACAGATAGAGGTAAACGGCAGTGTGGATAAATCCGATATAATTGGCGCTTTATTTTCCCAAACAGAAGGGTTGTTAGGCAAAGATATGGATTTAAGAGAACTCCAAATGATGGGACGTATAGGTAGGATAGAAGTCGAAATATCTGAGAAAAATAGCAAGACAAAAGCCAGGATATACATACCGAGTAATTTAGATCGTTACGAAACTGCATTAGTTGCCGCGCTTATAGAGAGCGTAGAGAGAGTAGGGCCGTATCTTGCCAGCGTCAAAGTACTTGAGATAAAGGATCTCCGTGAAGAGAAAAGAAGGAAAATAATCGAAAGGGCTAAAGAACTTGTAAAATTAATAGAAGAAGAGATATTACCAGATACTAAAGAGATTATTGAGAGACTAAAGGAAGATGTGGCAAAGGCTGAGATAATTGAATATGGCCCAGAAAAACTCCCAGCGGGACCCGATGTAGATAAATCAGATTCTATAATAGTGGTGGAGGGCAGAGCCGACGTAGTTAACCTAGTAAAACATGGATATAGAAATGTCATCGCAATAGAGGGTATAAGCAAGGGAGTTCCCCAAACTATAATAGACCTGAGTAAAAAGAAGTCTGTAACTGTGTTTATTGACGGCGATAAAGGCGGCGAGATAGTACTAAGAGAGTTAATAAAAGTCGCGCACATAGACTATATAGCCCGGGCGCCGCCAGGGAAAGAAGTAGAACAGTTGACAGCTAAGGAAATAGCGAAAGCGCTTAGGAATAAAATAACGCTGGAAGAATGGCTTGCACAACAAAAAGCGGCTGGAGAGAAAACAGAGTCCCAAATGTCGCCTCAACAACCTCAGCTTACGCAGACACAGCCAACGACTGCTGAGGTGCAAGCTCCCTTTGACCTATCCAAGAAGATAGAAGAGATGCTAGGTACTTTAGAAGCCGAGATATATGATGCAAATTGGACACTATTGAAGAGATTACCAGTTAGAGAGTTGCCCGATTTTCTCGCCAACTCAAATGATTCTATATACGCTGTGGTAATGGATGGCATTGTCACACAAAGAATTGTGGACTTAGCCACGAAAAGGGGAGTCAAAGTCATTATAACTGCTAGAGTTGGCCCTCTTACAAAAGTGCCTGAAGATATGAAGATAGTGACTTTTGATCAAATAACGCAGAAAACGTAG
- a CDS encoding DNA-directed DNA polymerase: protein MELKVWPLDITYAVVGSVPEIRIFGILSSGERVVLIDRSFKPYFYVDCAVCEPAALKTALSRVAPIDDVQIVERRFLGRSKKFLKVIAKIPEDVRKLREAAMSIPRVSGVYEADIRFYMRYMIDMGVVPCSWNVAEVEEGGRLGGIPTYVVSQWYGIDEGFPPSLKVMAFDIEVYNERGSPDPIRDPVVMLAIKTNDGHEEVFEASGKDDRGVVRAFVDFIRSYDPDVIVGYNSNGFDWPYLVERAKAVGVPLKVDRLSNPPQQSVYGHWSIVGRANVDLYNIVEEFPEIKLKTLDRVAEYFGVMKREERVLIPGHKIYEYWKDPNKRPLLKRYVLDDVRSTLGLADKLLPFLIQLSSVSGLPLDQVAAASVGNRVEWMLLRYAYRLGEVAPNREEREYEPYKGAIVLEPKPGMYEDVLVLDFSSMYPNIMMKYNLSPDTYLEPGEPDPPEGVNVAPEVGHRFRRSPPGFVPQVLKSLVELRKAVREEAKKYPPDSPEFKILDERQRALKVMANAIYGYLGWVGARWYKREVAESVTAFARAILKDVIEQARRLGIVVVYGDTDSLFVKKHGDVDKLIKYVEEKYGIDIKVDKDYAKVLFTEAKKRYAGLLRDGRIDIVGFEVVRGDWSELAKDVQLRVIEIILKSRDIVEARHGVIKYIREIIERLKNYKFNIDDLIIWKTLDKELDEYKAYPPHVHAAQILKRHGYRVGKGTTIGYVIVKGGEKVSERALPYILLDDIKKIDIDYYIERQIIPAALRIAEVIGVKESDLKTGRMERSLLDFLS from the coding sequence GTGGAACTAAAAGTTTGGCCTCTCGACATTACATATGCCGTAGTTGGTAGTGTTCCTGAGATTAGGATTTTCGGTATTTTAAGCAGCGGTGAGCGTGTTGTACTTATCGATAGATCTTTTAAGCCGTATTTCTACGTCGATTGTGCCGTTTGTGAACCAGCTGCTCTAAAGACTGCGTTGTCGCGAGTTGCGCCAATAGACGATGTACAAATAGTTGAAAGGAGGTTCCTCGGAAGGTCTAAGAAGTTTTTGAAAGTTATTGCTAAAATTCCTGAGGATGTCAGGAAACTTAGAGAAGCCGCAATGTCGATACCAAGGGTTTCTGGCGTTTATGAAGCAGATATTCGTTTTTACATGCGATATATGATAGACATGGGGGTAGTGCCCTGTAGTTGGAATGTGGCAGAGGTAGAAGAGGGGGGTAGACTTGGCGGGATTCCCACATACGTTGTCTCTCAGTGGTACGGGATTGACGAAGGCTTTCCCCCTTCATTGAAAGTTATGGCGTTTGATATCGAGGTTTATAACGAGCGCGGCTCTCCCGATCCTATCAGAGATCCCGTGGTTATGTTAGCCATAAAGACAAACGATGGGCACGAGGAGGTTTTTGAAGCTAGTGGGAAAGACGATAGGGGGGTTGTGCGCGCTTTTGTGGATTTTATCAGAAGTTATGACCCCGATGTAATTGTTGGCTATAATTCCAACGGCTTTGATTGGCCTTATTTAGTAGAGCGTGCGAAAGCCGTCGGCGTGCCGCTCAAGGTTGATAGACTGAGCAATCCCCCTCAACAGAGCGTGTATGGACACTGGTCTATCGTTGGTAGAGCAAATGTAGATCTCTATAACATCGTGGAAGAGTTCCCGGAGATTAAGCTAAAGACTCTTGACCGTGTTGCTGAATATTTTGGTGTAATGAAAAGAGAAGAGAGGGTGTTGATCCCAGGCCACAAGATTTATGAATACTGGAAAGACCCCAATAAAAGACCTCTACTTAAGCGGTATGTTCTAGACGACGTACGATCCACTCTAGGACTTGCCGACAAGCTCCTACCGTTTTTAATACAACTGTCTTCTGTATCTGGGCTACCGCTGGATCAGGTGGCAGCGGCGAGCGTGGGCAACAGGGTAGAGTGGATGCTTCTTAGGTACGCGTACCGCCTGGGCGAGGTAGCTCCGAACAGAGAGGAGAGGGAGTACGAACCATATAAGGGGGCCATCGTGCTTGAGCCAAAGCCCGGGATGTACGAAGACGTGCTTGTACTTGACTTCTCTTCCATGTACCCTAACATCATGATGAAGTACAACCTATCGCCGGATACGTACCTAGAGCCCGGCGAGCCGGATCCGCCCGAGGGTGTAAACGTGGCCCCCGAGGTGGGGCATAGGTTTAGGAGAAGCCCACCAGGCTTCGTCCCTCAGGTGTTGAAGAGCTTGGTGGAGCTTAGAAAGGCGGTAAGAGAGGAGGCGAAGAAATACCCCCCAGATTCGCCAGAGTTTAAGATCTTAGACGAGAGACAACGTGCCCTCAAGGTTATGGCCAATGCCATTTATGGATACTTGGGCTGGGTGGGGGCCCGGTGGTATAAGCGGGAGGTAGCCGAGTCTGTGACGGCTTTTGCCAGAGCGATTCTAAAAGACGTTATTGAACAAGCTAGAAGGTTGGGCATTGTGGTTGTATATGGCGATACAGACAGCCTATTTGTCAAAAAACATGGAGACGTGGACAAACTGATCAAGTACGTGGAGGAGAAGTACGGCATAGACATAAAGGTGGACAAGGATTACGCCAAGGTGCTTTTCACGGAGGCTAAGAAGAGGTACGCTGGCTTATTGAGAGATGGGCGTATAGATATTGTGGGATTCGAGGTCGTGAGGGGAGACTGGAGTGAACTTGCCAAAGACGTTCAGCTAAGAGTTATAGAGATTATACTTAAGTCAAGAGATATTGTGGAAGCTAGACATGGCGTTATAAAATATATTAGAGAAATAATAGAACGACTGAAAAATTACAAGTTTAACATTGATGATTTAATAATATGGAAAACTCTAGACAAAGAGTTAGACGAATATAAGGCGTATCCGCCTCATGTTCACGCTGCGCAAATTCTCAAGAGACACGGCTATCGAGTGGGCAAAGGCACTACGATAGGCTATGTCATAGTTAAAGGAGGCGAAAAAGTATCTGAGAGGGCGTTGCCGTATATACTCCTTGACGATATAAAAAAGATAGATATCGACTACTACATAGAGAGACAGATAATACCAGCGGCGTTGAGAATAGCAGAGGTTATAGGGGTGAAAGAGTCGGATCTTAAAACGGGGAGAATGGAAAGGTCGCTTCTTGATTTTCTAAGTTAG
- a CDS encoding uL15 family ribosomal protein codes for MVRRFKPAVKYRRGSRTHGWGRVGQHRKSGSSGGKGMVGFHKHKWSLVMKYGESGTGWPFYGKHGFKQPPTIAIEWRPINVGSLSDIIKELKKEGKIAEEGGKYVIRLLELGYNKLLGGGHIDVPVIVYTPAASRTAVEKIEKAGGEVRIIPLIHK; via the coding sequence ATGGTTCGACGCTTTAAACCCGCTGTTAAATATAGACGCGGTAGCAGGACACACGGCTGGGGCAGAGTAGGCCAACATAGAAAAAGCGGGAGCTCTGGCGGTAAAGGCATGGTTGGCTTCCACAAACACAAGTGGTCTCTAGTTATGAAATACGGCGAAAGTGGCACAGGATGGCCCTTCTACGGAAAACACGGCTTTAAACAACCACCCACTATCGCCATCGAGTGGAGGCCTATAAATGTTGGCAGTCTCTCCGACATAATCAAAGAGCTTAAAAAAGAGGGAAAAATCGCAGAGGAGGGGGGCAAATACGTCATTAGACTCTTGGAACTTGGGTACAACAAGCTCCTAGGCGGGGGCCATATAGATGTGCCAGTTATAGTTTATACTCCAGCCGCCAGTAGAACAGCAGTTGAAAAAATTGAAAAAGCTGGCGGAGAGGTGAGAATAATTCCACTCATACACAAATAA